The genomic segment GAGATGCAGGGCAAGAGCATGATGCCGCTGGCGGAAGGGAAGAAGGTCGGCTGGCGGAAAGACTGGCTGTATGAGTACTACGAGTATCCCGGGTTTGAGAATGTAAGGCCGTGCCGCGGCGTTAGGACGGATCGGTACAAGCTCATTCATTTCTTTGTTGAGCCGCAGGAGTTCGAGCTGTACGATCTGAAGGCCGATCCGGATGAGATGAACAATCTCTATGGGAAGGCGGGCTATGAGGAGATCACAGCGCGCCTCAAGGAGCGGCTGGAGGCGCTGCGGCGGGAGACGAAGGACACGTATGAGTACAAGCCGACGGGGTTACCGCTGCATCCGGGGGTTGGAGGAGGAGCGGAGTCGAATCTGGTGAGGCAGCCGAAGTGAAACGAGCCGGTTGAGCCGAGTACATATACGCAGCTGCGCCTTGCAACAGCAAGCATCCAAGTAGATCAGGACTGGACCTGGCCCCGGGTTGTGCGTTGGTGTTCTGACCGCGTAATGTTTTTGCAACCGGAGAATTCCCCACCATGAGTACTGTGACTGGACTGCCCGTGCTTGCTGCTGCCGGAGGGAGCTTTCTGCTCCAGACGCGCACGCCTGAAGAAGTGTTTACCCCTGAAGATTTGAACGAGGAGCAGAGGCAGATTGCCGCGACGGCGGCGAAGTTTGCTCGTGAGGAGATATTGCCGGCCGCCGAAGCGATTGAGGCGAAGGAACCGGGCGTGCTGCGGGAGATGATCCAGAAGGCGGCGGAACTTGGCTTCACGTCGGTGGATATTCCCGAGGAGTATGAAGGCGTTGGGATGGACAAGGTCACGTCGGCGTTGGTGACGGATCATATCTCGGCGCTGGCGAGTTTTTCGACCGCGTTCGGAGGACAAATCGGGATTGGAACACTGCCGCTGGTGTGGTACGGAACCGAGGAGCAGAAAAAGATCTATCTGCCGAAGCTGGCGAGCGCGGAGTGGGTTGCGGCGTATGCGCTGAGCGAGGCGACGTCGGGATCGGATGCGATGAACATCCGCACGCGTGCGACGTTGAGCCAGGATGGACGCCACTATCTGCTGAACGGCGAGAAGATGTGGATCACGAACGCTGCGATCGCGGATCTGTACACGGTCTTCGCAAAGATTGACGGCGAGAAGTTTTCGGCGTTCCTGGTGGAAAGGACGTTTCCGGGCCTGACGATTGGCGCCGAAGAACACAAGCTGGGAATTCGCGGATCGTCGACATGCCCGCTGGTTTTGCAGGATTGCAAGGTGCCGGTGGAGAACTTGCTGGGCGAGCCGGGCAAGGGGCATCACATCGCGTTCAACGTGCTGAATGTGGGGCGGTTCAAGCTGGGCATTGCGTGCGTGGGCGGGGCCCGCATGGCGATGACGCAGATGATCCAGTACGCGAAGGAGCGCAAGGCATTCCGGAAATCGATTTCGGAGTTCGGGCTGATTCAGCGGAAGATTGCGACTGCGTCGGCGCGCCTGTTTGCTGCGGAGAGCATGGCGTATCGCACCGTCGGCATGATGGACGCGGCGCTGGCCGATGTAGACGCGAATGATCCCAAAGAAGTGCAGAAGCGGATTGAAGAGTATGCGGTTGAGTGCTCGATTCTGAAGGTGTATGGCTCGGAGATGCTGAGTTATGTGGCCGATGAGCTGGTGGCGACGATGGGGGGCTACGGGTATGTAGAGGAGTATCCGGCGGAGCGGTTCTATCGCGATGCGAGGATTAATCGGATTTTCGAAGGTACGAATGAGATCAACCGGATGATCATCACCGGTTGGCTGATGAAGCGCGCGATGGCTGGAAAATTGGGACTGCTGCCGGCGATCAAGCAGGTGATGGACGAGGTGATGCAGCCGCCGTCGTTTGAATCGGGCGACGATACAGGTGAGGCGCTCGCGCACGAGTCGGAAGTGCTGGCGGCGACGCGGAAGGTGGCGCTGTTTGCAGCGGGTGTGGC from the Occallatibacter riparius genome contains:
- a CDS encoding acyl-CoA dehydrogenase family protein, which translates into the protein MSTVTGLPVLAAAGGSFLLQTRTPEEVFTPEDLNEEQRQIAATAAKFAREEILPAAEAIEAKEPGVLREMIQKAAELGFTSVDIPEEYEGVGMDKVTSALVTDHISALASFSTAFGGQIGIGTLPLVWYGTEEQKKIYLPKLASAEWVAAYALSEATSGSDAMNIRTRATLSQDGRHYLLNGEKMWITNAAIADLYTVFAKIDGEKFSAFLVERTFPGLTIGAEEHKLGIRGSSTCPLVLQDCKVPVENLLGEPGKGHHIAFNVLNVGRFKLGIACVGGARMAMTQMIQYAKERKAFRKSISEFGLIQRKIATASARLFAAESMAYRTVGMMDAALADVDANDPKEVQKRIEEYAVECSILKVYGSEMLSYVADELVATMGGYGYVEEYPAERFYRDARINRIFEGTNEINRMIITGWLMKRAMAGKLGLLPAIKQVMDEVMQPPSFESGDDTGEALAHESEVLAATRKVALFAAGVASQRWMTALQDQQEIMADLADIIAQVYALESALLRAKKLASAKKAAAKVAADMTGLLAEETLALAEQAAKRVMAACGEGDMLRTQLAILRRLVKQTPADAVALSRSVAQACVNADRYPVYGA